The following proteins are co-located in the Eleginops maclovinus isolate JMC-PN-2008 ecotype Puerto Natales chromosome 1, JC_Emac_rtc_rv5, whole genome shotgun sequence genome:
- the LOC134871923 gene encoding 52 kDa repressor of the inhibitor of the protein kinase-like, whose amino-acid sequence MSSENVGVQALIKKDAPKAVYMHCNGHCLNLVIARSCALPVVRNMIDKMKYIVMFFTCSPKREHLLKEVVDKEAHSTGKRKPLIDLSRTRWAARHDAYSHFYSAFVFIIKALEVMAQGLHTEEYSEDVTSGWEGKYKAEAYGLLSGLQNFGFILTFLTVYQVLSHLAGITVKLQSTSLDIIEAFSMVDEVKSVYKELRETIDDDFNQIYEQAVRMAAQVNVEPTQPRAAGRQKHRENVPAEGVKEYYLRNMTIPFLDHVISEFESRFSPLSVTASRLMGLIPSVQCNSDVTVDISEAVALYQDDLPSPEVIDQELKRWKLKWQVKALHQRPSSCASAIKECDEMMYPNIFKLLKIACTLPVTSCECERSASVLRRLNTFMRSSMGEDRMSSLALIHTHYDMALDLDEAVDLYSKMHPRRLELMSVLMQ is encoded by the coding sequence atgagcagcgaaaatgttggcgttcaagctttgataaaaaaggatgcgcctaaggcagtttatatgcactgcaatgggcattgcttgaaccttgtcattgcacgctcttgtgctcttccagttgtgcgcaacatgattgataagatgaagtacatcgtcatgttcttcacctgcagcccgaagagggaacaccttctcaaggaggttgtagataaggaggcacattctaccggaaagcggaagcccctgattgacctcagccgcacaagatgggcagcacggcatgatgcctacagtcacttctacagtgcctttgtcttcattattaaGGCTCTGGAAGTCATGGCACAGGGTCTCcatacagaggagtacagtgaAGATGTCACCAGTGGATGGGAGGGCAAGTACAAAGCAGAGGCCTATGGTCTCTTGAGTGGGCtacaaaactttggattcatcctCACATTCCTCACCGTATACCAAGTTTTATCCCACCTGGCGGGCATCACGGTGAAACTGCAAAGCACCTCACTCGACATCATCGAGGCATTTAGCATGGTTGATGAGGTGAAGTCTGTCTACAAGGAGCTCCGCGAGACCATCGACGACGACTTCAATCAAATCTACGAACAAGCAGTTAGGATGGCTGCTCAGGTCAACGTGGAACCAACCCAGCCGAGAGCAGCtggaaggcagaaacacagggaaaatgtacccgctgaaggagtgaaggagtACTATCTCCGGAACATGACGATACCCTTCTTAGACCATGTCATTTCAGAGTTTGAGTCCAGATTTAGTCCCCTCTCTGTGACCGCATCAAGGCTCATGGGCCTAATTCCATCTGTCCAGTGCAACTCAGATGTAACGGTggacatctctgaagcagtcgctctgtaccaagatgacttgccatcaccagaggtcattgaccaggagctgaaacggtggaagttgaagtggcaggtcaaagcattacaccaaagaccaagctcatgtgcctcagctatcaaagagtgtgatgagatgatgtatccgaacatcttcaaactcctgaaaattgcatgcaccttgccagtgacctcctgcgaatgtgagaggtctgccagtgttctccggagactcaacacattcatgcggagcagcatgggagaggaccgcatgtcatccttggctctcatccatacccactacgacatggctctggatctggatgaagctgtcgatctatactcaaaaatgcacccaagacgattggagctgatgagcgttctgatgcaatag